One Prionailurus bengalensis isolate Pbe53 chromosome D3, Fcat_Pben_1.1_paternal_pri, whole genome shotgun sequence genomic region harbors:
- the RNF152 gene encoding E3 ubiquitin-protein ligase RNF152, translated as METLSQDSLLECQICFNYYSPRRRPKLLDCKHTCCSVCLQQMRTSQKDVRCPWCRGITKLPPGFSVSQLPDDPEVLAVIAIPHASEHTPVFIKLPSNGCYMLPLPIAKERALLPGDMGCRLLPGSQQKSVTVVTIPAEQQPLQGGAPQEAAEEEPDRRGVVKSSTWSGVCTVILVACVLVFLLGIVLHNMSCISKRFTVISCG; from the coding sequence ATGGAGACGCTCTCCCAAGATTCCTTGCTGGAATGTCAGATCTGTTTCAATTACTACAGCCCCCGGCGAAGGCCCAAGTTGCTGGATTGCAAACACACCTGCTGCTCGGTGTGCCTCCAGCAGATGAGGACGAGCCAGAAGGACGTGAGGTGCCCCTGGTGCCGGGGCATCACCAAGCTGCCCCCGGGCTTCTCCGTGTCGCAGCTGCCCGACGACCCCGAGGTCCTCGCGGTCATTGCCATCCCGCACGCGTCCGAGCACACCCCGGTCTTCATCAAACTTCCCAGCAATGGGTGCTACATGCTGCCCCTGCCCATCGCCAAGGAGCGAGCGCTGCTGCCCGGAGACATGGGCTGCCGCCTGCTGCCCGGGAGCCAGCAGAAGTCCGTCACCGTGGTGACCATCCCGGCAGAACAGCAGCCCCTGCAAGGCGGGGCTCCCCAGGAGGCGGCGGAGGAGGAGCCGGACCGGCGGGGCGTGGTGAAAAGCTCCACCTGGTCCGGGGTGTGCACTGTGATCCTGGTGGCCTGCGTCCTCGTCTTCCTTCTGGGCATCGTGCTGCACAACATGTCTTGCATTTCTAAGCGCTTCACTGTGATATCCTGTGGCTGA